A single region of the Biomphalaria glabrata chromosome 15, xgBioGlab47.1, whole genome shotgun sequence genome encodes:
- the LOC106072498 gene encoding acetylcholinesterase-like isoform X1 translates to MMVKENYLRRYFALFQVALLVWSNIIRVRCNGPIINTDKGQVQGLTKYLDGKKYDVFFGIPYAKPPLGSLRYRLPVPPDRFEGVLNATTLPNSCIQAFDNFFPGFIGSNIWNTNTPKSEDCLYLNVWVPRTNPPYHDKAVIVWIYGGSFNSGTSTIDIYQADRLAVDQDVIVVSIQYRIGSIGFLALNTVEAPGNAGLYDQNMAVQWVTNNIHNFGGSNSKITLMGESAGAVSIGLLLLSPLTRDKFQRVILQSGSPQAKWGALPKSDMVTRSLALAEIVGCYKEDDHDYVVECFRSKNASDFPELDFRVTQGIIQFSFVPIIDGVLIPHDPQQLLDSGTFPRIPILLGSNENEATYFFSYERAEFYIDNKLAINVDKYRTIMQSFFFFYPRHPHRSNQIVKDAILHYYRNWLKPEDEWELLRSIDRAASDYYFVCAVNYLARSYARNDAPVYYYWFNHRWSANPWPAWMGVLHADEIWFVFGHPFNSSLSFTEEERQLSKDMMRYWGNFAKTGNPNEPGTMHWPLFKDGEQAYLNFTISSTPGSYYLGHAPRVQQCAFWDYYLPTLQAQTRNITDAETEWKLQFNEWKTKYIVDWKTQFDNFLQNYQRRMGSCSGGKP, encoded by the exons ATGATGGTGAAAGAGAACTACCTCCGAAGATACTTTGCTTTATTTCAGGTGGCGCTGCTGGTCTGGAGCAACATCATCCGCGTGCGATGCAACGGACCAATCATCAACACGGACAAAGGTCAAGTTCAAGGTCTCACCAAATATCTCGACGGCAAGAAATACGATGTCTTCTTTGGAATCCCCTACGCCAAGCCTCCCTTGGGCAGCCTACGCTACAGGCTACCCGTGCCGCCGGATCGCTTCGAGGGCGTCCTAAACGCAACGACGCTACCAAATTCTTGCATTCAAGCTTTCGACAACTTCTTTCCGGGATTCATCGGATCCAATATTTGGAATACTAATACTCCGAAAAGCGAAGATTGCCTTTACTTGAACGTATGGGTTCCAAGGACTAACCCCCCGTATCACGACAAGGCTGTCATTGTGTGGATTTACGGCGGTAGCTTCAACAGCGGCACCTCAACGATAGACATCTACCAAGCCGACCGCCTGGCCGTGGATCAAGACGTTATTGTAGTCTCTATCCAATATCGGATTGGTTCCATTGGATTTTTGGCGCTGAACACCGTGGAGGCGCCAGGAAACGCGGGTCTCTACGACCAAAACATGGCCGTGCAGTGGGTCACCAACAACATACACAATTTTGGTGGCAGCAACAGCAAAATAACCCTCATGGGGGAGAGCGCCGGGGCGGTCAGCATCGGCCTACTTCTCCTGAGCCCTCTGACACGCGACAAGTTCCAGCGAGTCATTCTTCAGAGCGGCAGCCCTCAGGCTAAGTGGGGCGCCTTGCCCAAGTCGGATATGGTCACCCGTTCACTGGCGCTTGCCGAAATTGTCGGATGCTACAAAGAAGATGACCATGACTATGTGGTTGAGTGTTTTCGGAGTAAAAATGCATCGGATTTTCCCGAATTAGATTTCCGGGTGACTCAGGGCATTATACAATTCTCCTTTGTGCCCATTATTGACGGCGTCTTAATCCCTCACGACCCACAACAGCTGTTGGATTCTGGGACATTTCCAAGAATTCCTATTTTATTAGGCAGTAACGAAAACGAggctacatattttttttcctacgAGCGTGCTGAGTTTTATATAGATAACAAACTCGCCATCAATGTCGACAAGTACCGGACTATAAtgcagagttttttttttttttaccctcgGCATCCTCATAGGTCCAATCAAATCGTCAAAGACGCCATCTTGCACTATTACCGGAACTGGCTCAAGCCGGAAGACGAGTGGGAGCTGCTTCGCTCCATCGACAGGGCTGCCAGCGATTACTATTTTGTTTGCGCTGTCAACTACTTGGCGCGCTCTTACGCCCGCAACGACGCCCCAGTCTACTACTACTGGTTCAACCACCGCTGGTCGGCTAACCCTTGGCCCGCGTGGATGGGTGTCCTCCATGCCGATGAGATATGGTTCGTCTTTGGGCACCCGTTCAACAGCTCCCTCAGTTTCACAGAGGAGGAGAGACAGCTGAGCAAAGACATGATGCGCTACTGGGGCAATTTCGCCAAAACTGG GAATCCAAACGAACCTGGAACAATGCACTGGCCGCTGTTCAAGGATGGGGAACAGGCCTATTTAAACTTCACTATTAGCTCGACCCCTGGCTCCTACTACTTGGGCCATGCACCACGAGTGCAGCAATGCGCATTCTGGGATTACTACCTGCCAACACTTCAAGCTCAAACAA gaAATATAACTGACGCCGAGACAGAGTGGAAGCTTCAGTTCAACGAGTGGAAGACCAAATACATTGTGGATTGGAAAACTCAGTTTGATAATTTTTTGCAGAACTACCAGAGAAGAATGGGCAGTTGTAGCGGCGGGAAGCCGTGA
- the LOC106072498 gene encoding acetylcholinesterase-like isoform X2: MMVKENYLRRYFALFQVALLVWSNIIRVRCNGPIINTDKGQVQGLTKYLDGKKYDVFFGIPYAKPPLGSLRYRLPVPPDRFEGVLNATTLPNSCIQAFDNFFPGFIGSNIWNTNTPKSEDCLYLNVWVPRTNPPYHDKAVIVWIYGGSFNSGTSTIDIYQADRLAVDQDVIVVSIQYRIGSIGFLALNTVEAPGNAGLYDQNMAVQWVTNNIHNFGGSNSKITLMGESAGAVSIGLLLLSPLTRDKFQRVILQSGSPQAKWGALPKSDMVTRSLALAEIVGCYKEDDHDYVVECFRSKNASDFPELDFRVTQGIIQFSFVPIIDGVLIPHDPQQLLDSGTFPRIPILLGSNENEATYFFSYERAEFYIDNKLAINVDKYRTIMQSFFFFYPRHPHRSNQIVKDAILHYYRNWLKPEDEWELLRSIDRAASDYYFVCAVNYLARSYARNDAPVYYYWFNHRWSANPWPAWMGVLHADEIWFVFGHPFNSSLSFTEEERQLSKDMMRYWGNFAKTGNPNEPGTMHWPLFKDGEQAYLNFTISSTPGSYYLGHAPRVQQCAFWDYYLPTLQAQTSWHILPGNSGGSPCYFSWTKYLISCVAVMLSCFF; this comes from the exons ATGATGGTGAAAGAGAACTACCTCCGAAGATACTTTGCTTTATTTCAGGTGGCGCTGCTGGTCTGGAGCAACATCATCCGCGTGCGATGCAACGGACCAATCATCAACACGGACAAAGGTCAAGTTCAAGGTCTCACCAAATATCTCGACGGCAAGAAATACGATGTCTTCTTTGGAATCCCCTACGCCAAGCCTCCCTTGGGCAGCCTACGCTACAGGCTACCCGTGCCGCCGGATCGCTTCGAGGGCGTCCTAAACGCAACGACGCTACCAAATTCTTGCATTCAAGCTTTCGACAACTTCTTTCCGGGATTCATCGGATCCAATATTTGGAATACTAATACTCCGAAAAGCGAAGATTGCCTTTACTTGAACGTATGGGTTCCAAGGACTAACCCCCCGTATCACGACAAGGCTGTCATTGTGTGGATTTACGGCGGTAGCTTCAACAGCGGCACCTCAACGATAGACATCTACCAAGCCGACCGCCTGGCCGTGGATCAAGACGTTATTGTAGTCTCTATCCAATATCGGATTGGTTCCATTGGATTTTTGGCGCTGAACACCGTGGAGGCGCCAGGAAACGCGGGTCTCTACGACCAAAACATGGCCGTGCAGTGGGTCACCAACAACATACACAATTTTGGTGGCAGCAACAGCAAAATAACCCTCATGGGGGAGAGCGCCGGGGCGGTCAGCATCGGCCTACTTCTCCTGAGCCCTCTGACACGCGACAAGTTCCAGCGAGTCATTCTTCAGAGCGGCAGCCCTCAGGCTAAGTGGGGCGCCTTGCCCAAGTCGGATATGGTCACCCGTTCACTGGCGCTTGCCGAAATTGTCGGATGCTACAAAGAAGATGACCATGACTATGTGGTTGAGTGTTTTCGGAGTAAAAATGCATCGGATTTTCCCGAATTAGATTTCCGGGTGACTCAGGGCATTATACAATTCTCCTTTGTGCCCATTATTGACGGCGTCTTAATCCCTCACGACCCACAACAGCTGTTGGATTCTGGGACATTTCCAAGAATTCCTATTTTATTAGGCAGTAACGAAAACGAggctacatattttttttcctacgAGCGTGCTGAGTTTTATATAGATAACAAACTCGCCATCAATGTCGACAAGTACCGGACTATAAtgcagagttttttttttttttaccctcgGCATCCTCATAGGTCCAATCAAATCGTCAAAGACGCCATCTTGCACTATTACCGGAACTGGCTCAAGCCGGAAGACGAGTGGGAGCTGCTTCGCTCCATCGACAGGGCTGCCAGCGATTACTATTTTGTTTGCGCTGTCAACTACTTGGCGCGCTCTTACGCCCGCAACGACGCCCCAGTCTACTACTACTGGTTCAACCACCGCTGGTCGGCTAACCCTTGGCCCGCGTGGATGGGTGTCCTCCATGCCGATGAGATATGGTTCGTCTTTGGGCACCCGTTCAACAGCTCCCTCAGTTTCACAGAGGAGGAGAGACAGCTGAGCAAAGACATGATGCGCTACTGGGGCAATTTCGCCAAAACTGG GAATCCAAACGAACCTGGAACAATGCACTGGCCGCTGTTCAAGGATGGGGAACAGGCCTATTTAAACTTCACTATTAGCTCGACCCCTGGCTCCTACTACTTGGGCCATGCACCACGAGTGCAGCAATGCGCATTCTGGGATTACTACCTGCCAACACTTCAAGCTCAAACAA